The Dendropsophus ebraccatus isolate aDenEbr1 chromosome 11, aDenEbr1.pat, whole genome shotgun sequence genomic interval GCATGTTATATCTCATTCAGTGCCTGTATATATCCCATTGGATGCTGTAAACTACAAACAACTGATTCACAAAGAGGGGAAATAAAGTTGCGGCTGTGGCCTGTATtagttatatatgtgtgtggacaCCGATACATAAAGCCTGTATTCCGTGACTGTGCAGGATGGATGGAACAGCAGCACCGGGGTCAGTGACTGGATGAATGGGCTGTCAGTGTAGAGGCTCGGAAGTGTCTGGAGACAAGGCAGGAGAACAcaggaagcatggagaggtaagtataacatcatTGTTGTTttctagcaagggctgcacggacatcactaatgtgGAAGCTAGAACATCATGTCTGCTTCTTTGTACATTTCACCCTTTATGGGTGTTTTTAAAtgcttttaattttttctttgtCCATTTTTTTGTATATGATGAATTATTATTGAAACAGCTGCATCTTTCTTATTTGCAGCCCATTCCAGGTGTCTAGAGGCAACCGCGGagggggatcccttcatcttaccgagccgggcctcagcgttggaatgacgctgatcccggcttggtattctattgcaatggtctgcagcagatctcatggatcggtgctgtgtcatacagctacactgatctctatggcaGATCAGTGttgttgtattagaagtcccccataaacatgtttggtattgccgcgtgcgtaatcatgtggactattaatttatcacattcctgatctcgcacggtaaacggcgtaagcgaaaAGACCCGCGCAAAGtgtaaaaattgtgcatttttggtcgcatcaaatccagaaaaattggactaaaaagcgatcaaacagttgcatatgcgcaatcaaagtaccgatagaaagtacagatcatgccgcaaaaaatgacacctcaatcagccccatagaccaaaggataaaagcgctattaagcatggtcatagaggaatttttttctgtaaaaggttttatttttttaaaagccatcaaataatataaaagttatgcatatcgttttaatcgtaccgacttgaggaacatatataacatgtcagtttttccatagaagGAATACCGCAAAAAAgaagccctcccaaagaaaaagcAAGAATTATGACTTACCCATAATtaagtccatcatgacagcaccacatggaggatgtcacccttgacctagcaggaacaggaaatacagggagaggttaaaagggcactccCCCAATCCCACCTCAGTGTTATTATAACGAAACCATAGGATCAACAACACATAGGGGAGGGAAATAtaagggtgctgtcatgatggactaaTAAAAATGAATTATCGGTAAGTCATAATTCTTATTTATAAATCgtccacatgacagcaccacatggagaCATAGCAACTTAGACTTTTAGGGCGGGACCATAGCTTGTAGCACCTTTCTCCCGAAAGCCATGTCTTGGGAAGTGCCCACGTCCAGCCGGTAGTGCCTGAAGAAGGTGTGAGGCGAGGACCAGGTAGCAGCCTTGCAGATCTGTTCAAGAGAGGCTGCtgatttggctgcccaggagaCTGCCGTGGCTCTGGTAGAATGAGCTTTGAGACCCGATGGGGCGTCTTTTCCTCTGGCTGAGTAAGACTCACAGCAGTCTTTATCCAAACGAGCTATGGAACCTTTGGAGGCTTTTTTACCTTTGTTAGGGCCTTGAAATTGGACCAAAAGATTTTCATCCTTTCTCCACGATTTAGTGGTTTCCAGATATTGAAGGATAGCACGTCTCACGTCCAGGTGATGAAACGGTTCTTCTTTCTCATTCTTTGGATTATCACAGAATGAAGAGATTATGATGTCCTGAGACCTGTGAAAGTTAGTCACAACTTTTGGAAGAAAAATAGGATTCAATTTAAACACTATTTTGTCATCTAAAATAGTACAGTAAGGTTGCATAATAGACAATGCCTGGATCTCTCCTACCCTTCTTGCTGTTGGTATAGCAATAAGAAAGGCAGTCTTGATGGTAAGTAACTTGAGAGGAATCTCATGTAGGGGCTCAAGTGGTTTATCTGAGAGGCCTAGTAGAACAGTATTTAAGTCCCATGGAGCTGTCAAATTTTTTATCTTAGGCTTGATTCTAGATACTgctttaaagtggcactgtcacctcctttgtgcattttgacatctctacacaggtgtacagggtaaatttagcggttttcataccttattttatatcatacgtcatggtggttgttcaagtaaaaagtaatcttttattaactgcagattgtgttaagtgggcggggctcgcggcattagcgccacttagtcccgcccacaatgtcccaattggccccgccccctcgccagccattggaacaggctggccgaaaggtctagaccccaccccctttacgttggccaaccaatgggcacaaagggggcggggccaacggtgcagTTGTGGGTGGAGCTAAGTGGCGTTAATGACgccaggccacgcccacttaatataatctgcagtttataaaaggacactttttacttgaacaaacatgGTGGAAGGGCATCACCATGACTTATGATATGaattaaggtatgaaaaacgctaaatttaccctttacacctgtgtagagatgtcagaatacacaaagggggtgacggtgtcactttaaagaaccTTTTTATCCATTGATGATCTGCAAGCTGGTATCATAGATACATCCTAATGCCGAGACTTTTACTTTCAAAGTACTCAAGGAGAGACCTTTGTCTAAACCATCTTGAAGGAAGTCCAGTATTTTTGGAATGTCTGGTTGGGTTAGGTCCGGTGGAGGGTCTCCATACCAGGAGCAAAACTTCTTCTGTTGTTTAAGGTATATGGTCGATGTATCCACTACTCTTGAGGATAAGCCCTTGGCTGTGAGGATGGACTTTTCAGTAACCAGGCGGTTAGGTGGAGGTTTTGCAGGTTCGGATGATGCAGAGGTCCCTGGGACAGGAGATCTGCTtggagaggaagaggaaaagggTCTTATATCGCCATGGAGGATAGAAGACTGAACCAGCTCCTCTTTGGCCAATGGGGAGCTATGAAGATTACCGTGGTGTTGCTGGAGCGGATCTTTTGCAAAGCTTTGGGgatgagaggcagaggaggaaatGCATAGGCCAGATGAAAATTCCAGTCCTGTTGGAGGGCGTTCAATCCCATCAGACAGTCTAAGGGGATAAGGCTGAAGAATCTTTCTATCTTCCTGTTGCCCCTTGAGGCCAATAGGTCCACTTGGGGACAAACCCATATGTCTGTAAGTTGAAAGAAGATCTGGGAACGGAGTTCCCATTCTCCACGGTGTATTGTCTTGCgacttaaaaaatctgccagTTTGTGGTCCACTCCTCTCAGGTGGATTGCCGAGATAGATTTTACCTTTCCCTCTGCCCAAGAGAAAATCTTTCTGGATAATAGTTGCAGAAACTTGCATCTCATCCCTCCTTGGTGGCGAAGATAGGCCACCACTGTCGAGTTGTCTGAATAGACCTTTATATGGCTGTTGAGAAGAAGGTATTCTGACATCTTCAGAGTCTCCCTGACTGCGGCCAGTTACCGAAAATTTGAGGATTGCACACTGATCTCCTCCGACCAACGACCCTGAAAATGGAAGCCCTGAATGTGGGCGCCCCAACCTGACTGGCTGGCGTCTGTGGTCACCGGAATTACTAGATCCAGAATCCAAGGGCACCCCTTCCGTAGGTTGGATCTTTTCAGCCACCAAAGGAGTTAAGTCTTCACTTTCTGTGAAATGGACATATGTCCCTCCAACGTCAGGGGGGGATCTGTTCCACACATGAAGTATGTCGGCTTGTAGAATGCGAACATGGTATTGGCACCAAGGTACCGCCGGGATAGTTGTTGCCATTGAACCCAGGAGGGACATGGCTTTCCGAattgtagtggtctttttcttcCTGAAAGAGGTAATGTttgtcattaaagtgtcactgtcgtgaattttttttttgcagaaatcaatagtccaggcgattttaagaaactttgtaattgggtttattatccgaaaaatgcatttttatcatgaaaaagcagtttgaagctctcccccctgtcttcattgttctcctatggagagagctaaagaaaagaccaaaacaggacaacaaagagttaatctacaaatccctcacgggatatctcctgtgacagtcaccagtgacctgtctgagctcggattacagctgtcacccagctccgtgcctgtaatcctctgttatctgctttctgctgccggctaactccctccttcctcctcccccctcccctctccctagagcagacagggtacgtctcctgcaacaagtcacaattttcagatttttcagagtggatgaaaaagaggaaggagggggggacctgggaaaaggctttttacatgcagataatggcagatttggctaataaacccaattacaaagtttcttaaaatcgcctggactattgatttctgcaaaaaaaatacgacagtgactcctTAAGGCATTCAGCTTGTCTTGAGGTTGGAATGTTTTTTGTTGTTATGCGTCCAGGATCATCCCTAGGAATTACTTCTTGCAGGCTGGTGTCAAGTCGGACTTGTCCAGATTTACTTTCCAGCCGAGATCCTGTAGGGTAGAAACAGTCATTTGAATGTGTACAGACAGGATTGATGGAGATGGAACGACTAATAGTAGATCGTCCAGATATGGAATGATAGTCACCCCTCGTTTCCTTAGATAGGCCACTACTTCCAACATAATTTTTGTGAACAGCCAGGGGGCTGATGAGATCCCGAAGGGCTGTAAGCATCTTTCAAGTCTAAAGTTGCTAGGTATGCCCCCGATGGATAAGACGAATGGTAGATTTTATTGTCTCCATCTTGAATTTTTTGTATTTGATAGATCGGTTTAGGGGTTTGAGGTTGATTATTGTTCTGTAAGTCCTGTTGGGTTTTGGGACTAGGAAGAGGGCTGAGTAGTGAACCAAAAAGGAATGATGGCTCCCAATGTCAGCAGATCCTGAACCCCTTTCGTCACACAATCCATCAGAAGATTTGAATTGAAGTGGGTTATACAAAACTttgaggggggaagggaggagaaGTCTATTAAATACCCACTGTTCAGGGTGTTTAAGATGAACTGGTTGTCCATAATCTTCTCCCATTGATTGTGGAAAAGAGACAACCTTCCCCCCACCTTGGAACTGTCACTTATTTTTTCCTTCCGAAGAGGAATTAAGGAGGAAACCTTTGCTGCGTCCTTCCTTCGGATAGGACCATCTTCCTCCTTTGCCCTTACCCTTAAAGTCGTCCTTCCTTTGGGTATACTGGGTATAGCGACGAAAAGGTTTCTTACCAAGGGAATTTGACATAGTTTTATTTCTGATGTTGCATCACCCTGCCAATTTTTTAGCCAAAGAGCTCTTCTGGTTGCGTTAGAAAGGGCAGCTGACTTGGCGGCCATCCTAACTGATTCGGCAGAAGCATATACACATAAGTGACACCAAAAGGTTAACTCACAGAGCtgcaaatagaaaaagaaaaaaaagaagggcACCAGCGCCTCGTGTCTTACCGAGATGACACTAGAATAGGGGGAGTGGGTGATTCCACTCACCTTTGTGCCCCTTGGGCTGTAGGCATATCTCCCCTCTGGGGCAGCTGTAAATCCGTGAGGATAGAGCAGTAGGCAGGTGGCTAGGATCCAGGACTGCAAAGCCGAAAATACCGTGGACAGGATACTCCCAACAACAGGGCCTGTGaggtaacaacaaaaaaaacgagAAAAAAATGGTACTAGATACAGCGCTGTCCTAAAAAGAATTCAAATGTGCACCATGAAAACGttacatatataatttattatcaaCGCACAGAGTTTCTGTGCTAACTCTGTGCTttgataataaattatatatgtaaCGTTTTTATGGTGCACATTTGGATTCTTTTTGGGACAGCGCTGTATCTAGTACCATTTTTTTCTCGTTTTTTGTTGTTAACTCTCGGAGTTGGCAGCAGCAGTAGACTCAACAGCCTCTCTTGTAGCACCAGGAGAAACCACGAGTCACCTGGCGCTGCTGCCGAACTTCCGGTCTGTCCTCCGTACGAGCCACCAGGGGATTTGCTACGCTTGCTGGAGTGGAGGAGGTTTGAATTTTGCTGTCGAACGCCTAGCCGTGATCCCGGAAGTCCATGCGGGGGATCGTAcgccggcgtctgacgtcacctGTGTGACAGATCTGCCGTGCGTTTAGGCCCAGGAGCACCCATAGGCGCGCGAGGACAGCGGCAGCATGAACGTCTCCCTGCATCAACTCCAATCGAGCGCCGTAGGGAGACCGGGACTATGCGGTAGCCGCCGAGGGATCCCTGAGCCAAAAGACCGGCACTTGCAGGGGGAACAAAGGGATACTCCGGGCCATTCCTGAGGCTTATCGTCCCAACCCATGACCTGGAAGGATCACAGGTAACTCTGTATTCCACTTGATCCTGACAgtaacaggaaaaacactgaggtgggattgggggagtgcccttttaacctctctctctgtattatctgtttCTGCTAGGTCAAGGGTGACatcctccatgtggtgctgtcatgtggacGATTTATaaataattgcttttttttttccaatttcacagcgcatataatttttttctggtttcgcagcatattttatgcaaaaaataagtctgccattgcaaagtacaattagtgacgcaaaaaataagggctcatgtgggtttctaggtgaaaaaatgcaagtgctatggccttatatacacaaggaggaaaaaatgaaagtgaaaacacgaaaattggctccatccttaagaggttaatagggCTCTAAAGCCTAAATATGTGCTAGATGGAGGCATTGTTATACTTGTCAATTATAATCCTGCTCTGCTACTTTCCGACCAATTGTAATGAGAATCGGTTCAGTATAAAGCTTTGAATTGTTGCCGATTTTTATTTTGAGGCCCTAAAGACGTTTACCAAGAAAACCCCCTCATgatctatatacatctcctctgtcAGCTGTCTGCAcatgaaaaaaagacaaaaaaaaacgacCTGCCGAAGATCAGGTTGGTTAACCGAGGCCAGAgtcggttttgttttttttaacggtttATCTCCCAGCCCTAatcacagtgactgaatacattgtatatatgtgatgATCAGATGATGGGGGATCCAGGAGATCCATAACCCCAGTGTTTCCTCTCCTCTTACCTGGTGAtgtgaggggctgctgatcctccaccatgacatccttgtacagatccttgtgtccttctatatgctcccactcctccatggagaaatagacagtgacatcctgacaccttataggaacctgacacagacaatgatacaattatcctccagacccctcaccccttggtgttattgtacagtcatggccaaaagttctgAGAATGAttcaaatattaattttttacaaagtctactgcttcagtttttaaaatggcaatttgcatatactccagaatgttacaaagagtgatcagcttaacagcaattacttgcaaagtcaatatttgcctagaaaatgaactttatccccaaaacacatttcaacatcattggagccctgccttaaaaggaccagctaacattgtttcagtgattgctccattaacacaggtgtgggtgttgatgaggacagggctggagatcaatctgtcatgattaagtaagaatgacaccactggacacttaaaaaagaggctggtgcttggcatcattgtttctcttctgttaaccatggttatctctaaaatggcctaacagggcagaatatcgcagctagaaagattgcacttcaacaatctattgcatcatcaagaacttcaaggagagaggttccattgttgccaaaaaaggctccagggcgcccaagaaagaccagcaaatgccaggacagtctcttaaaagtgtttcagcggAGGAatcaggctaccagcagtgcagagcttgctcaggaatggcagcaggcaggtgtgagtacatctgcacgcactgtgaggcagagactcttggagaaaggcctggtctcaaggagggcagcaaagaagccacttctctctagaaaaaacatcagggacagattgatattctgcaaaaggtccagggagtggactgctaaggactgggggaaagtcattttctctgatgaatcccctttccgattgtttgggacatctggaaaacagcttattcggagaagacgaggtgagcgctaccaccagtcttgtcccatgccaactgtaaagcatcctgaagccattcatgtgtggggttgcttctcagccaagggaatcggctctctcacagccttgcctaaaaacacagccatgaataaagaatagtaccagaatgtcctccaagagcaacttctcccaacagtccaagagcagtttggcgatcaacaatgccttttccagcatgatggagcaccttgccataaagcaaaggtgataactaaatggctcagggaacaaaacagagattttgggttcatggcctggaaactccccagatcttaatcccattgagaacttgtggtcaatcatcaagagacgagtggacaaacaaaaaccaacaaattctgacaaaatgcaagcattgattgtgcaagaatggactgctatcagtcaggatttggtccagaagttgattgagagcattgcactgcaaatattgacttgctgcattaactcattctaactgccaatataagcttttgttactcataatatgattgcaattatatttctgtatgtgataaaaaaaacatctgaTGAAAacaagagggcagcagatcatgtgaaaatatatttgtgtcattctcaaaacttttggccatgactgtataatgtcccagcattcccagcagcattgctcacctctctagtcaggagctcagtcatcctggaggTCAGTtttaggatcttctgctcatgtatcagagAATGAGGTGGAGGATCGGTGAtggggctctggctgctgctccagcctcctgacctgacaccagggggcgccacacactcaccagaccccttcttcactactgtgtaatcctgtgtatggagacactgatcactacagagagtctaACAATCCTTCCCCTCCCGTCATTTACCTGCTTTATTAATAGACATACAAGTGACGTCATGTGAGACTCTCACCTCTCCAGTTATCCAGTAGATTATCTCTAGGGTGAGGTCTAATATCTCTCCCGCCAtctgctctctctcctccatccttCTGGGGTCACTGATGTAATGGACCATGGTCTTTAGCTGTGAGATACCTGAGAAGCAGGGAGGATTGGGTGTTAAATCTCATTTTCAATTAAGTACCCGtattttttcgctttataagacgcactttttttcccaaATAAGTGAGGGGAAAAACTCAGTGCGTCTTATAAACCGAACATACCGGGCCCAAATGCTGGCATACCGCTGTTAAAAGTACCGGCAACCTGCCCCAGCCCCCGAACCTCTCCtccagcccgcccgcccgcctgATCAGCCTCCGGCAACAGCCGGCGCAGCGTTCAATCTGCCTCTGCTGCTAAATCTCCGGCCCTCTGGGGACATAGCCGCCAACCTACCCCAGCCCAGAAGCACTCCTTCAGCCACCGCTGATTGGCCTCCAGGGCTGGCTGTCACTGCTCGCTGATCGGGCAGCGTCCGGCGCCAAGTTCAAAAAGCTGCACCTCCCACCACAGAGAACATGCCTGCCGCTCTGCCCCAGCTCAGGGAAGACTCCTCCAGCCTTCACCTTACTGGCAGCATACAgataagagaaaaaaacaagTGTTGGCTGAAGCAGCTGCTGACAGATCATCACAGTGGGTGAGTGCATGTTCTGCAGAGGCTGCAATGATCTGAAAGCAGCTGCAGCTTCAGCTGACTTTTGTATATCCCATGTCTGTAGagtaatttttgttttgtttttgctaatATTACGTGCCCATGGTTGTCTCCCCTCCCACCCTCATCCTCTCACGCTCTTACCCTCTCCCTCACCCTCTAGTAAGCTACCCAGCACAAGTGGTGTTGTGGGAGCAGTGGTGCCAGGGAGTTAACACTCAATGACTTATAGCCTTTTACAGCTCATTGAGGGTTAACTCCCTCgcaccactgctcccagaacaACATGATACATTTTGCCCATAGCAATATAcaggtgtaactgcagctcagctcctattgacTTGAATGGGAGCGGAGGTTAAATATCACCAccgctacacaatgaatggagacaaactccCTTCACAGCGTAGTGCGGCACCGAAcatctttttcccatttttcctgCTCTAAAACCTAGGTACGTCTTATCAtcaggtgcgtcttataaagcgaaaaataagGTAAAATGTGTAGCTAATAATGATTTGTAGAGATCACTGATGGCAGCGTACCATAGAGGTGACCCTGATGTATAACTATGGACAACTGCTACAATGACCTGAGACCCGATAGATGACCTATACTCGATAGATggaattttttaatttctttttaggTAAATGaacttaattaaccccttcatactGCAGTGCGGTCCTATTCTgcccattctcctgatcagtacaggGCTGAACGCTcaaacccagaccgatcaaaacttttgatatgtcaaaagtttttttaaacaacaggtacactatAATATTAAACTTACGCTATTCAGCATgcggtaaaaataaaataaatgtattctctgggtcactaccaAATTTGTATAGTCACCCAGTTTGTACATTACCGAGTGATCTTCTAATCACTGTTCcaatacactacactacactacactactaccACTGTAGGGCAGTTATGTCAGAATTAAGCTTACAGGCTATGCATGGCTTATTCAGAGCGACCCCCAGGGACCTTCAGAGCCTCCAGGATTGCCATGGAGCTGATGGGAAGCCCGAACCTTGACACAGGACttccgatcaggtgagtatgggtgcAGCATATAAAAAGTTCAACAGATGATCACTTGCTGCTTTACCCCTCTGGGTAGTTGTAGCGGGAGGTCAGCTGTCATACActtacttgagaaacatatacttgtcagtttttccataggacaaatgcCATAAAAACtaaatcccctctcccccccaagaaaaagaattgcgttttttttgtttttttttcaatattcttTGATAcaagcactctgagaacagccatcttctttagcaatgaacttttctGGCTTTCCCTCCTTGTgaagtgtgtgaatgactgccttctggacatctgtcaagtcagcagtcttccccatgattgtgctGCATACTGAaacagactaagggaccttttattaCACTTatgaagccactgcaggtgttttgggtttattattctaattttctgaaatactgacttttaggTTTTTCTTGGctataatccataatcatcaacgttaacagaaataaatgcttgaaaaagttcatGACTCTAAAAAGTCATGACTCTAAAAAGTCATGACTCTAAAAAGtcatgactctatagaatatatgaggtcactttttgaattgagttactaaaataaaaaaataactttttgttgatattctaatttattgtaaACCACTGTACGTGATGATCAGATGATGAGGAATCCAGGAGATCCATAACCCCAGTGTTTCCTCTCCTCTTACCTGGTGATGTGAGGGGCCGCTGATCCTCCACCATGAAAtccttgtacagatccttgtgtccctctatatactcccactcctccatggagaaatagacagtgacatcctgacaccttataggaacctgacacagacaatgatacaattatcctccagacccctcaccccttggtgttattgtataatgtcccagcattcccagtagcattgcttacctctccagtcaggagctcagtcatcctggaggtcagttctaggatcttctgctcatgtatcagagAATGACGTGGAGGCTTGGTGATGGGGCTCTTgctgctgctccagcctcctgacctgacaccagggggcgccacacactcaccagaccccttcttcactactgtgtaatcctgtgtatggagacactgatcactacagagagtctaACAATCCTTCCCCTCCCGTCATTTACCTGCTTTATTACTAGAGATACAAGTGACGTCATGTGAGACTCTCACCTCTCCAGTTATCCAGTAGATGATCTCTAGGGTGAGGTCTAATATCCTTCCCACCATCTGCTCTCTCTCCTTCTCCATCCTTCTGGGGTCACTGATGTAATGGACCATCGTCTTTAGCTGTGAGAGTCCTGGGAAGCAGGGAGGATTGGGTGTTAAATCTTATTTTCCATGAAGTATAATGTGTAGCTAATAATGATTTGTAGAGATCACTGATGGCAGCGTACCACAGATGTGACCCTGATGTATAACTATGGAAAACTGCTACAATGAACGGAGACCATACCCGATAGATGgaatgtttttatttctttttaggtAAATTaacttaattaaccccttcatactGCAGTGCGGTCCTCTCCTGCTTGTTCTACCGCTCAGTAAAGGGCTGAACACTCaaacctggaccgatcaaaacttttgacatgtcaaaattttttttaaacaacaggtacactatAATATTAGACTTACGCTATTTAGCAtgcggtaaaaataacataataaatgtattctctgggtcactaccaACTTTGTATAGTCACCCAGTTTGTACATTACCGAGTGATCTTCtgatcactgttacaatacactACACTAGGGCAGTTATGTCAGAACCTTTACCCCTCTGGGTAGttgcagcaggagatcagctgtcacactgacagatgTTTGCGCAGAAGCGCCATCATACACTTATTCTGACCACGCCATATAAAAAGCCGATAGGGT includes:
- the LOC138767976 gene encoding oocyte zinc finger protein XlCOF8.4-like codes for the protein MVHYISDPRRMEKEREQMVGRILDLTLEIIYWITGEDYTVVKKGSGECVAPPGVRSGGWSSSKSPITKPPRHSLIHEQKILELTSRMTELLTGEVPIRCQDVTVYFSMEEWEYIEGHKDLYKDFMVEDQRPLTSPGISQLKTMVHYISDPRRMEEREQMAGEILDLTLEIIYWITGEDYTVVKKGSGECVAPPGVRSGGWSSSQSPITDPPPHSLIHEQKILKLTSRMTELLTREVPIRCQDVTVYFSMEEWEHIEGHKDLYKDVMVEDQQPLTSPGDDGMRGGQGNLLSSNYELENSQSQNGKKRTGCGLGNVLPNPECGKLSEQKSHLSVYKTIHVKDRPLSRAEESPNSCLVEYQRTHTGRKPISCSECGKCFSKKSLLNIHQRTHTGEKPFSCSECGKCFTMKSNLFVHQRTHTGEKPFSCPECKKCFSHKSSLVLHIPTHTGEKPFSCSECGKCFGRKSTLLKHKKTHRGPFPCPECGKCFSLKSFLIIHQSTHT